The following proteins are co-located in the Armatimonadota bacterium genome:
- a CDS encoding efflux RND transporter periplasmic adaptor subunit has product MNQKVGYGIGIVALIGAGYFIWGRAGSTASDLQYKYEKSEKGELVRSISATGVLIPLTTVDIRSKAGGKVEEILVDEGDEVAAGQLLAKIDPEDTRATVDQAQADLQSAQARAAQAGYTLTLEQKNRRNAVKDAENALEIARIRLARAETTANTQPSLTSSSLASARADLATQEQAMLNLKNVEIPRLRADTKAALDRANSDFNNAQSELARQEDLYKQDYISKSTLERARAALVTARASLESAQQDAKTLERDIESKIKQQEARLRQAEASVQTALANKTRDANTTNDFEEAKRNYRQAQLNLEQANQELLNVDIRSMDRRSAAASTVRSKVALNNAQIQLDSTIVNSPRDGVITKKYLEAGTIIPPGASAFSQGTAILQLSDTTRMFVECSVDEADIAEVKLDQAVRVTLEAFPGRKLKGKVTRINPAAETNQNITAIRVRVELTKEKGISLCPGMNATCEFLTLEKKDVIIVPQQAIKREGDKTYVLVKTNDKPKRVDVKIGEQGNEGVEILSGLEVGVEVVTAEINLAQMREIQARMQEVQQGGGLAGGQQGGRTQSRASGGGMGMSGGGGSGGGSRGR; this is encoded by the coding sequence ATGAATCAAAAGGTTGGATATGGCATTGGCATCGTTGCGCTAATCGGTGCAGGATATTTCATTTGGGGTCGCGCTGGTTCGACCGCTTCTGACCTTCAATACAAGTACGAAAAATCGGAAAAAGGGGAGCTTGTCCGTTCGATTTCTGCGACAGGCGTGCTCATTCCACTGACAACTGTCGACATTCGATCCAAAGCCGGTGGAAAAGTTGAAGAAATTCTCGTGGATGAAGGCGATGAAGTCGCCGCTGGTCAACTTCTAGCAAAGATCGATCCTGAAGACACACGCGCGACCGTAGACCAAGCTCAGGCCGACTTGCAATCAGCACAAGCACGAGCCGCCCAAGCTGGATACACCTTAACCCTGGAGCAGAAAAACCGCCGAAATGCGGTCAAAGATGCGGAAAACGCGCTTGAAATCGCCAGAATTCGACTAGCGCGAGCAGAAACAACTGCGAACACTCAACCCTCCTTGACCAGTTCGAGCCTAGCAAGCGCACGCGCCGATCTCGCCACCCAAGAGCAAGCAATGCTCAACCTCAAGAACGTCGAGATCCCGAGATTGCGCGCCGATACCAAAGCAGCCCTCGACCGGGCGAACTCAGATTTCAATAACGCTCAATCTGAGCTGGCCCGCCAAGAGGACCTCTACAAGCAAGATTACATCTCCAAGAGCACGCTTGAACGCGCTCGAGCTGCGCTTGTCACCGCTCGCGCCAGCCTCGAATCTGCCCAACAAGATGCGAAGACGCTCGAACGAGACATCGAGAGCAAGATCAAGCAGCAAGAAGCTCGACTGCGCCAAGCTGAAGCGTCGGTGCAAACCGCCTTGGCAAACAAGACTCGAGATGCCAACACCACCAATGATTTTGAAGAAGCCAAGCGCAACTACCGCCAGGCACAACTGAATCTCGAACAGGCAAATCAAGAGCTGCTCAATGTCGATATCCGGTCGATGGATCGTCGCTCTGCCGCTGCCAGCACTGTTAGAAGCAAAGTCGCGCTCAACAACGCACAGATTCAGCTAGACAGCACCATCGTCAATTCGCCGCGAGATGGGGTGATCACCAAAAAGTACCTTGAGGCTGGGACCATTATTCCACCTGGCGCGAGCGCTTTCAGCCAAGGCACCGCGATCTTGCAACTCAGCGATACCACGCGAATGTTCGTCGAATGCTCGGTGGATGAAGCCGATATTGCCGAAGTGAAACTCGATCAAGCCGTCCGCGTGACGCTAGAAGCATTTCCGGGCCGCAAGCTCAAGGGCAAAGTCACACGAATCAATCCGGCCGCAGAAACTAACCAGAACATCACCGCGATTCGCGTCCGAGTGGAGCTCACTAAAGAAAAAGGGATCTCTCTCTGCCCGGGAATGAACGCAACTTGCGAATTCCTTACCTTGGAAAAGAAAGACGTGATCATCGTGCCGCAACAGGCGATCAAGCGCGAAGGGGACAAAACCTACGTGCTCGTCAAAACCAACGATAAGCCCAAGCGCGTCGATGTCAAAATCGGCGAGCAGGGCAACGAAGGCGTGGAGATTCTTTCGGGATTGGAAGTCGGCGTCGAAGTCGTG
- a CDS encoding TolC family protein, giving the protein MNLRSIQKSVPLAMILLGSFSVANAAELSLLDAIQLAKQRNGTLKSAEFNVRGARASLAQTRTSLLPKVTPTFRYDTTDTERFTGSLGDTRTSGSSLDITASYRVLDNGSRKYNILSNKANLAASEAQLIQTLRSTLFSVIQKYYEALRAQELFKVQKAQLDRATLILNQTKARAEVGDIARKDILQAEADQLNAQVALLQAEQRVRTSVTSLKAEIGWEQKESLELAGTSEVAYADPTFTLDQANEMALSQRPDLSASRAQLKSSEMSVRLAQAQAGFDYSVDATFTRSFARDVFNRSAIGLAISIPLFDGGASKLEVAQRKYSLEAAKARYVQSERDVLAEVEQAYTNYTQNQLRLKAANAALAAARKNFEAAVKAQSLGAAALPEVVQAQTSLVQAEVNAVEAIYDSLISDSQLRLAVGLPLAGE; this is encoded by the coding sequence ATGAACCTGCGTTCCATTCAAAAATCGGTGCCTTTGGCGATGATTCTTCTGGGCAGCTTTTCAGTCGCAAACGCTGCAGAATTGAGTCTCTTGGATGCAATCCAACTCGCAAAGCAACGAAATGGGACCTTGAAGAGCGCGGAATTCAATGTACGCGGCGCACGGGCGAGCCTAGCTCAAACCAGAACTTCGCTATTGCCAAAGGTCACTCCAACGTTCAGGTACGACACCACCGACACCGAGCGGTTTACAGGTTCTCTCGGCGACACTCGCACAAGTGGGTCTTCCTTGGACATCACCGCCAGCTACAGAGTGCTCGATAACGGTTCGCGCAAGTACAACATTCTCAGCAACAAGGCGAACCTGGCCGCTTCAGAAGCACAGCTGATTCAGACCCTGCGATCAACGCTCTTTTCGGTGATCCAGAAGTACTATGAGGCCCTGCGGGCACAGGAGCTTTTCAAAGTTCAAAAGGCGCAGCTCGACCGTGCCACCCTGATTTTGAATCAGACCAAAGCTAGGGCCGAAGTCGGCGACATCGCTCGCAAGGACATCCTCCAGGCCGAGGCCGACCAGCTCAACGCGCAAGTTGCACTTCTACAGGCCGAACAACGCGTTCGAACTTCTGTGACCAGCCTCAAAGCCGAAATCGGTTGGGAGCAAAAGGAATCTCTGGAACTCGCCGGAACTTCAGAAGTGGCCTATGCTGACCCGACATTCACATTGGACCAAGCCAACGAGATGGCTTTGAGTCAGCGCCCCGACCTAAGCGCAAGCCGAGCCCAACTCAAAAGCAGCGAAATGTCGGTCCGCTTGGCCCAAGCACAAGCAGGGTTTGACTACTCTGTCGATGCGACCTTCACCCGGTCATTTGCTCGCGATGTTTTCAATCGCAGTGCCATTGGGCTAGCCATCAGCATCCCGCTTTTCGATGGTGGAGCCAGCAAGCTCGAAGTCGCCCAACGCAAATATTCTCTCGAAGCGGCCAAAGCTCGGTATGTACAATCCGAGCGCGATGTTCTCGCCGAAGTCGAGCAGGCTTACACCAACTACACCCAGAACCAACTGCGGTTGAAGGCGGCGAACGCTGCACTAGCCGCAGCACGAAAGAACTTTGAAGCGGCGGTTAAGGCGCAGAGCCTTGGCGCAGCGGCATTGCCCGAAGTCGTGCAGGCTCAAACAAGTTTGGTCCAAGCTGAAGTCAACGCGGTCGAAGCGATCTACGATTCACTCATCAGTGATTCGCAATTGAGGCTCGCCGTCGGGTTGCCTTTGGCGGGCGAGTAG
- a CDS encoding 1-deoxy-D-xylulose-5-phosphate synthase → MSKVVNPVELHSLDMTQLKEVANEVRQAIVSRVSQTGGHFSSNLGTVELTVALYASYSLPPDKVVWDTGHQAYPHKLLTGRLDRFDTLRKYKGISGFLKREENEHDVFGAGHAGTAISAALGMAMARDQLGGTERVVAVTGDAAICSGMCWEALNHAGDLNTQLAVVLNDNRMSIAPNVGAMTQYFTRLRARPDLQDMAHKAKRVVKGIGGPVEKMAAGFRHGLTHYFAPEEAGTIFEEMGFEYIGPIDGHNLEVMVEIFRNVRELKMPVFVHAMTVKGKGYDVAETDSRKWHGVTPFDMETGQISKSAGPTTYTQAFGAAAEEVAAADPKVMVITAAMPDGTGLTKFSQTLPNQYVDVGIAEEHAVTLAAGMAASGVKPFCAIYSTFLQRGFDQILHDVCIQKLPVRFFMDRAGVVGDDGPTHHGTFDISYFSLMPNMTLVAPRDTTELREMTLWMAGYEKGPSAMRYPRGAGDDRLPEQRTPVQFGRGEVLREGSDVTILAVGSMVSPAWQAGVLLNAEGISAEVINARFLKPFDAELLLNSVRKTGRLIVVEENVRIGGFGQQVRDWMIENELGSVPSVLMAIPDKFVEHGPQPILLRDLGLDDLTIAANARDLIKSGSRR, encoded by the coding sequence CTGTCCAAAGTTGTGAACCCAGTGGAACTTCATTCGCTGGACATGACCCAGCTAAAGGAAGTCGCCAATGAGGTTCGGCAAGCAATCGTTTCTCGGGTGAGTCAGACCGGAGGGCACTTTAGCTCGAATTTGGGCACGGTGGAGCTGACCGTCGCTCTCTACGCCTCCTACTCACTTCCTCCGGACAAGGTCGTTTGGGACACTGGACACCAAGCCTATCCTCACAAGTTGCTCACGGGTCGGCTGGACCGATTCGATACGCTCAGAAAGTACAAGGGGATCAGTGGATTCCTCAAGAGAGAGGAAAATGAGCACGACGTATTTGGTGCGGGCCACGCTGGTACTGCGATTAGCGCTGCTCTCGGAATGGCGATGGCGAGAGACCAACTCGGAGGGACTGAGCGCGTTGTCGCCGTCACCGGAGACGCCGCAATTTGTAGCGGAATGTGCTGGGAAGCGCTCAACCATGCCGGGGATTTGAACACTCAACTTGCGGTGGTTTTGAATGACAACCGAATGTCGATCGCACCGAATGTTGGCGCGATGACGCAGTATTTCACTCGGTTGCGAGCTCGCCCTGACCTGCAGGACATGGCGCACAAGGCGAAGCGGGTTGTCAAAGGAATTGGTGGACCAGTCGAAAAAATGGCTGCTGGTTTTCGCCATGGACTGACCCACTACTTTGCCCCGGAAGAAGCGGGCACGATCTTTGAAGAGATGGGATTTGAGTACATCGGTCCGATTGATGGTCACAACTTGGAAGTGATGGTCGAGATTTTTAGGAACGTCCGCGAACTGAAGATGCCTGTTTTCGTACATGCGATGACGGTGAAAGGTAAGGGTTACGACGTTGCCGAAACCGACAGTCGAAAGTGGCACGGTGTGACGCCGTTTGACATGGAAACCGGGCAGATTTCAAAATCGGCCGGACCGACAACCTATACCCAGGCATTTGGCGCCGCAGCCGAAGAAGTGGCAGCCGCCGATCCAAAGGTCATGGTCATTACGGCGGCGATGCCCGATGGAACTGGGCTCACAAAATTCAGCCAGACTCTGCCCAACCAATATGTCGATGTTGGAATCGCCGAAGAGCACGCGGTGACGCTTGCCGCTGGAATGGCTGCGAGCGGCGTAAAACCGTTCTGCGCGATCTATTCCACGTTCCTACAACGCGGATTTGACCAAATTCTCCACGACGTCTGCATCCAAAAGCTGCCAGTTCGATTTTTCATGGATCGCGCGGGAGTCGTCGGTGATGACGGGCCGACTCACCACGGAACGTTTGACATTAGCTACTTTAGTTTGATGCCGAATATGACCCTGGTCGCGCCACGCGACACCACCGAGCTACGGGAAATGACGCTTTGGATGGCGGGCTATGAGAAGGGCCCATCCGCGATGCGCTATCCTCGCGGCGCGGGAGATGACAGATTGCCCGAACAGCGCACTCCGGTTCAATTTGGAAGGGGCGAAGTCCTGCGCGAAGGTTCGGATGTCACGATCCTGGCGGTGGGTTCAATGGTCTCACCCGCTTGGCAAGCCGGTGTTCTACTGAATGCTGAGGGTATTTCGGCTGAAGTGATCAACGCTCGGTTCTTAAAGCCGTTTGATGCCGAATTGCTTTTGAATTCGGTGAGAAAAACGGGGCGGTTGATCGTGGTTGAAGAGAATGTGCGGATTGGTGGATTTGGTCAGCAAGTTCGTGATTGGATGATCGAAAACGAGCTTGGAAGTGTCCCTTCTGTTCTCATGGCGATCCCCGATAAGTTTGTGGAGCATGGTCCTCAGCCGATTCTGCTTCGCGATCTCGGGCTGGACGACTTGACCATCGCGGCGAATGCGCGTGATCTCATCAAGTCCGGATCGCGGCGGTAA
- a CDS encoding matrixin family metalloprotease, giving the protein MSKYLVLASVFAVAGAVGFQQLLASNLKSAKKNECISMNPKDYDAKTFTKLVKGFMQDPKATGQNALAVACFAEGTDPAYVAAFQQALEQSAEGAWPGAGSRYFTGTRWNTPHVANGTAGQPITLTWSFVPDGTTITSTGASDNGGVSSGSTLFATMDAAFASAGGRATWIAQFEKIFARWSQVTGITYVRVTSGGNDWDSGASWGTAGNDTTIGDLRISMRNIDGASGSNVLAYNYFPQSGDMVIDSSNIASYSNAANGYRFLRNVLSHEHGHGMGINHVCPVNASKLMEPFVNTGFDTHQQDDIRAAQSFYGDPYEPNNNVAEATVKPVLGTYSSASGLVNFGNIPLNPSAGQPDPINTSIMSLHPNGPDVDLYRFTVTNPTSVVFTTTPVGSTYLNGPQNSNGSCTAGTNFDALNVANLNATLLGTDGATVLSSATDTGTGVAESTVARTLAAGTYFVRVNSAAVSSTQGYKCSLNLRAPQAITGALNVGPFGRPMSSIGATAQFFTPGGTTPLLTVPLTFTSGTNYLNNIVGLNAGTYDIRFNALHWLSNRVNNVVVPAFGSFTQNVTLLNGDCNGDEEVGASDFDTVVANFGNSSTSGTTGDVDGDGEVGSSDFDIVVANFGESGT; this is encoded by the coding sequence ATGTCCAAGTATTTGGTTTTAGCAAGCGTATTTGCTGTCGCTGGAGCGGTTGGTTTTCAACAACTGCTCGCTTCGAACTTGAAGTCCGCAAAGAAGAATGAGTGCATCAGCATGAATCCGAAGGATTATGATGCCAAGACTTTCACCAAGCTCGTGAAAGGATTCATGCAAGACCCTAAGGCAACAGGTCAGAACGCGCTGGCGGTCGCCTGTTTTGCTGAAGGCACCGATCCCGCTTACGTCGCCGCATTCCAACAGGCGCTTGAGCAATCGGCAGAAGGCGCATGGCCAGGTGCAGGTTCACGCTACTTCACCGGCACGCGATGGAATACTCCTCACGTCGCAAACGGTACCGCTGGTCAACCAATAACCCTGACTTGGAGCTTCGTTCCAGATGGAACTACCATCACATCCACCGGTGCCTCGGACAATGGCGGCGTGAGTTCTGGCAGCACACTGTTCGCAACAATGGATGCCGCATTTGCTTCGGCTGGCGGTCGAGCAACCTGGATCGCACAATTTGAAAAGATTTTCGCTCGCTGGAGCCAAGTCACTGGAATCACATACGTTCGAGTAACAAGTGGTGGTAACGACTGGGACAGCGGCGCATCATGGGGTACTGCTGGCAACGACACCACGATTGGCGACCTACGAATTTCGATGCGAAACATCGATGGAGCTTCCGGTTCCAACGTATTGGCATACAACTACTTCCCGCAGAGCGGTGACATGGTGATTGACTCATCGAACATCGCGAGCTATTCCAATGCTGCAAATGGATATCGATTCTTGCGAAACGTGCTTTCGCACGAACACGGTCACGGCATGGGAATCAACCACGTTTGCCCAGTGAACGCGTCCAAGCTAATGGAACCGTTCGTAAACACCGGATTCGATACGCACCAGCAAGATGATATTCGGGCTGCACAATCATTCTATGGTGATCCGTATGAGCCAAACAACAACGTCGCTGAAGCAACTGTAAAACCAGTGCTGGGTACCTACTCTTCCGCAAGCGGGCTGGTGAACTTTGGCAACATCCCATTAAATCCATCTGCTGGACAACCAGATCCGATAAATACGTCGATCATGAGCCTGCACCCGAACGGTCCTGATGTCGACCTTTATCGATTCACGGTAACGAATCCGACTAGTGTTGTGTTCACCACGACTCCTGTTGGATCGACATACCTAAACGGCCCGCAAAATAGTAACGGTTCTTGTACCGCCGGTACCAACTTTGACGCGCTCAATGTTGCAAATCTCAACGCGACGTTGCTCGGAACAGACGGTGCTACAGTGCTGTCTTCAGCCACCGACACCGGAACTGGCGTTGCAGAATCAACGGTAGCCCGCACACTTGCTGCAGGAACTTACTTCGTGCGAGTTAACTCGGCGGCGGTTTCCTCGACCCAAGGTTACAAGTGCTCATTGAATTTGCGAGCCCCGCAAGCAATAACGGGTGCACTGAACGTTGGTCCATTCGGACGGCCAATGAGCAGCATTGGCGCAACAGCTCAGTTCTTTACACCTGGCGGTACCACACCACTCTTGACGGTTCCTCTGACCTTCACGAGCGGCACGAACTACCTGAACAATATCGTCGGATTGAACGCCGGCACTTACGACATTCGATTCAATGCCCTCCACTGGTTGAGCAACCGAGTCAACAACGTCGTTGTCCCAGCGTTTGGCAGCTTTACGCAGAACGTAACTTTGCTCAACGGCGACTGCAACGGTGACGAAGAAGTCGGAGCAAGCGACTTTGATACCGTCGTGGCAAACTTCGGCAACTCGTCAACATCAGGCACCACAGGTGACGTTGATGGTGACGGTGAAGTGGGATCCAGCGATTTTGACATCGTGGTCGCTAACTTCGGCGAATCCGGAACCTAA
- a CDS encoding DnaJ domain-containing protein, protein MTLEPVASLYEILGVDPKAKSQTLRNAYRRLARKYHPDINPDPVAHERMAQINMAFETLNDPSRRMEYDATLFGTPGITAAAVKAAEQTRDSVSVRLVQKLKDHRTPIYSLAFEPDTNQLLSSSFDNQILWWGKDFQVRRSLRLEGGVVNVVHPIGDDKIVAAGCSESLVSVWQINSGEVISWRNSPLEWICCVGIAPDGSKVALGSIHSVVQVCRTPTGDVVFSGNNHDQSVTAVQWSPDGKLLATGSADATVKIWSAVTGKLLHTFTAVRSTVTAMAFSPDSRILAVAAVDRSIRIFRLGDNDLIKTFFGHEKPIESVAFHPDGQLMASVGRDGVVYLWNVLQGRGHGKIEASDQPLSTAAFSHTGNLFAVGGLDKVIRIYELNFK, encoded by the coding sequence ATGACCCTTGAACCGGTGGCTAGTCTTTACGAAATTCTTGGAGTTGACCCGAAAGCGAAATCGCAGACGTTGAGGAATGCCTACCGTCGATTGGCTCGGAAGTACCATCCAGACATCAACCCAGACCCCGTCGCACACGAGAGAATGGCCCAGATCAACATGGCCTTCGAAACTCTGAATGATCCTTCGCGACGGATGGAGTACGATGCCACATTATTCGGCACACCCGGCATCACTGCAGCTGCAGTTAAGGCCGCCGAGCAAACCCGAGATTCGGTCAGCGTTCGACTTGTTCAGAAGCTGAAGGACCACCGAACACCGATTTATTCTTTGGCTTTTGAACCGGACACAAACCAACTTCTGTCCAGTTCGTTCGATAACCAAATACTTTGGTGGGGGAAGGATTTCCAAGTTCGCAGGTCTTTGCGCCTCGAAGGTGGCGTCGTCAACGTCGTGCACCCGATTGGTGACGACAAGATCGTCGCTGCAGGCTGTAGCGAATCGCTTGTTTCGGTCTGGCAGATCAATAGCGGCGAAGTTATTAGCTGGCGCAACAGTCCCTTAGAGTGGATTTGCTGCGTGGGCATTGCCCCAGATGGCAGCAAAGTCGCGCTGGGTTCGATCCACTCCGTGGTCCAAGTCTGCCGAACGCCAACGGGCGACGTCGTGTTTTCGGGGAATAACCACGACCAGTCTGTAACAGCTGTCCAATGGTCACCCGACGGTAAGTTGCTAGCAACCGGATCTGCAGATGCGACCGTGAAAATTTGGAGTGCCGTGACTGGCAAGCTCTTGCACACGTTTACCGCGGTCCGTTCGACGGTGACTGCGATGGCTTTCAGCCCAGATTCGCGGATTCTCGCTGTCGCCGCAGTGGATCGATCCATCAGAATTTTCCGGCTCGGTGACAATGATTTGATCAAGACTTTCTTCGGTCATGAAAAGCCGATCGAGTCGGTCGCATTCCACCCAGACGGTCAGCTTATGGCGAGCGTCGGTCGCGATGGAGTCGTCTATCTCTGGAACGTCCTGCAAGGGCGTGGCCACGGAAAGATCGAGGCATCCGATCAGCCGCTTTCGACCGCTGCGTTCAGCCACACCGGCAATCTGTTTGCCGTCGGTGGGCTCGACAAAGTGATTCGGATTTACGAACTTAATTTTAAGTAA
- a CDS encoding M55 family metallopeptidase — protein sequence MKVFISADIEGISGIVAWSQCGRPDGDHFDFRWARERMTSDVNAAIRGARKAGATEVVVKDSHGNSKNLLADMLEPGTRLISGFGASTQGMMAGIDRSFMAAMLVGYHAMAGTQGGIMEHTITGNVHRMWINDKPCGEIALSAGVAGCYDVPIVLVTSDRAGCLEAEDLLHGVVTAKVKEGFGRYMGELMHPDDAAALIEERAFEAVNKASMLDPWLPESPTKIVIELNRSEEADFAARIPGVVRRDAYTLEIEEDSYAVAHQMAWMVFAMGGMGRSADV from the coding sequence ATGAAGGTCTTTATTTCTGCGGATATTGAGGGAATTTCTGGGATCGTCGCATGGTCTCAATGCGGCCGTCCAGACGGCGACCACTTCGATTTTCGGTGGGCGAGAGAGCGAATGACCTCGGATGTGAATGCTGCGATTCGCGGTGCGCGAAAAGCGGGCGCGACCGAAGTTGTGGTCAAAGATAGCCACGGAAATTCAAAGAACTTGCTGGCAGACATGCTGGAGCCAGGCACTAGGTTGATCAGCGGCTTTGGGGCCTCAACCCAGGGCATGATGGCGGGAATCGATCGCTCGTTTATGGCGGCGATGCTGGTGGGTTACCACGCAATGGCTGGCACCCAGGGCGGCATTATGGAGCACACGATCACCGGCAACGTCCACCGAATGTGGATCAATGACAAGCCGTGTGGTGAGATCGCGCTCAGTGCAGGCGTCGCGGGATGCTACGATGTTCCGATCGTCCTCGTCACGAGCGACCGAGCAGGATGTTTGGAGGCAGAAGATCTCTTGCATGGTGTGGTCACCGCAAAGGTAAAGGAAGGGTTTGGTCGGTACATGGGCGAACTGATGCATCCAGATGACGCTGCCGCGCTGATCGAGGAGCGAGCCTTTGAAGCCGTGAACAAGGCGAGCATGCTTGACCCTTGGCTGCCCGAATCTCCTACAAAGATCGTGATCGAACTCAACCGGTCGGAGGAAGCGGACTTCGCAGCAAGAATCCCCGGCGTGGTTCGGCGAGATGCGTACACCCTCGAGATCGAGGAAGACAGTTACGCCGTCGCCCACCAGATGGCCTGGATGGTCTTCGCCATGGGCGGGATGGGGCGCAGCGCCGACGTCTAA
- a CDS encoding MoxR family ATPase has translation MSRIAQVAESIRTEVRKAVVGQDKLVDQVLVTLLANGHVLLEGVPGVAKTLLVRAIAQTLGLQYSRIQFTPDLMPSDVVGTNVFDARKVDFTLRTGPIFANVLLADEINRTPPKTQSALLEAMEERQCTIDGERHALPAPFLVFATRNPIEYEGTYPLPEAQQDRFLMKVLVGYPSREEEIEVIRRFHSGFRSQDLGAVGIQTVTNAEQLIELQAEAARIQMDDRMFNYVYGIVASTRDNHEIQIGASPRASLSLVACSKALAGIRGRDFVIPDDIKEVAIPILRHRVLIRADVDTQGITVDDVIQDILDAQEVPR, from the coding sequence ATGTCACGAATCGCGCAAGTTGCTGAATCTATCCGTACCGAGGTTCGAAAAGCGGTTGTTGGCCAAGATAAGCTGGTTGACCAGGTTCTGGTCACGCTGCTCGCCAACGGTCACGTTTTGCTTGAAGGAGTTCCGGGTGTCGCCAAAACCTTGTTGGTTCGAGCCATTGCCCAAACCCTAGGGCTGCAATACTCGCGAATCCAATTCACGCCAGATTTGATGCCCAGCGACGTCGTCGGCACCAATGTATTTGACGCTCGCAAGGTCGACTTCACCCTGCGAACTGGTCCGATCTTCGCCAACGTTCTGCTGGCGGACGAGATCAACCGAACACCGCCCAAAACTCAATCCGCGCTTCTTGAGGCCATGGAAGAGCGTCAATGCACCATCGATGGCGAGCGCCATGCACTCCCGGCCCCGTTTCTGGTGTTCGCGACTCGAAATCCGATCGAATACGAAGGCACCTACCCGCTTCCAGAAGCGCAACAAGACCGATTTTTGATGAAAGTCCTTGTGGGATATCCGTCGAGAGAAGAGGAAATCGAAGTCATTCGACGCTTCCATTCTGGGTTCCGGTCGCAGGATTTGGGCGCGGTCGGAATTCAAACGGTCACAAACGCCGAACAGCTCATCGAACTTCAGGCCGAGGCAGCACGCATCCAGATGGATGATCGAATGTTCAACTATGTTTACGGAATTGTGGCAAGCACTCGGGACAATCATGAGATTCAGATCGGTGCCAGCCCACGCGCTAGCTTGAGTTTGGTTGCTTGCTCAAAGGCACTCGCCGGCATTCGCGGTCGAGACTTTGTAATTCCTGACGACATCAAGGAAGTCGCGATTCCGATTCTGCGCCATCGTGTGCTCATCCGAGCCGATGTTGACACACAAGGTATCACCGTCGATGATGTGATCCAGGATATCTTGGACGCCCAAGAAGTCCCGCGTTAG